The segment TTTACTCCGTGATTGCCGGCTCGTCGCTCGGTTCGCTGTCGGAAGTCTGGGGCGAGCTGTCGCAAGCCGCCGGCGCGGCCGATCGCCTGGGCGAGCTTCTGGCTGAAGTCTCGCCGATCACCGTCCCCGCCGATCCTTTGCCCCTGCCCCAGCCACCGCAGGGTCGGGTGGAATTCTCCGATGTGCATTTCTCCTATCCGTCGCGGCCGGGCAAATCGGCGCTGCATGGCCTGTCGCTTTCCGTCAAGCCGGGCGAGACGGTAGCGATCGTCGGCCCCTCCGGCGCCGGAAAGAGCACGGTCTTTTCGCTGCTGCTGCGCTTCTACGATCCGCAGCAGGGTAGGGTCGCCATCGACGGTATAGACGCTCGTCGCGTCTTGCCCGATGCCCTGCGCGACCGCATCGCGATCGTGCCGCAGGACACGACCATTTTCGCCGCCTCGATCCACGACAATATCGCCTTCGGCCGCCCTGGAGCCTCACGCGACGAGGTCCGCTCCGCCGCGATCGCTGCCCAGGCGGATGAATTCATCTCGCGCCTGGACAAGAGTTACGATACCCAGGTGGGCGAACGCGGCATTACCCTTTCCGGCGGCCAGCGCCAGCGCATCGCTATTGCCCGTGCCATTCTGAAGAATGCGCCGATCCTGTTGCTCGACGAAGCGACCTCGGCACTCGACGCCGAAAGTGAGACGCTGGTGCAGAAGGCACTCGATGGGCTGATGGAAACACGCACCACCCTCGTCATTGCCCATCGCCTGGCGACGGTTCTGAAGGCCGACCGCATCCTGGTGCTCGATCAGGGACGCATCGTCGAAGAAGGCACGCATCAGAGCCTAATCCATCAGGGCGGCATCTACGCCAAGCTGGCAAGGCTGCAATTCGACGCCGGCATCGAGGATCGCATGCTTGCCGTCAAATGACGAAGGATCAGCCAAGCCGAATACAACAGGTGGAAATAGCTTTAAAGTTGCGCTAGATTTTCGCCGTCATCTCGCGCCGATGCGATTCTAGGAGACGGGAACCATGTATAAATTTGAAGTCTACAAGGATAAGGCTGGCGAATTCCGCTTCCGGTTCAAGGCCTCGAACGGCGAAACCATGTTTGCCTCCGAAGGCTACAAGGCAAAGGCTTCGGCCCTGCATGCCATTGAATCGATCAAGGCGCATGTTGGCGGTGCCACGATCGACGACCAGACCACCGCCACCGCCTAAGACTTCGCATCGAGCGCTGCTATGCAGCCTTCCGGTCGGCCGCCTTCTGCGCGCCGGCCGTTTAGAGCGTTTCCCATTCATGCTGGATCGTATCCACATGAGTTGAAGTAGTTTCGGGCCTCTTGTGGGTCGACCCGCCCAATCAGCTTGCCGATGCGATCCCATAGACCGGTTACGGTTCTCTCGGCAGCTTTTCGCAGGAGTGCCTTCAGCTTGGAGAAGGCCTTTTCTATGGGATTGAAGTCCGGGCTGTAGGGCGGAAGGAACATCATGGTCGCACCTGCCGCTTCGATCATCTCTCGCGCCGCCGGTCGTTTGTGGCTGGATAGATTATCGAGAATGACGACATCACCCGGCTTCAAGGTTGGAAGCAGGACCTGAGCGACATAGGCTTCGAACCACTCACCGTTGATCGGCCCGTCGATGACAAGCGGTGCCACTATTCCCGTGCTGCGTAGGCCTGCAACCAGTGTGGTTGTCTTGCGGTGACCATGCGGAAACCCCATTCGCAACCGCTCACCCTTGCGGCATCGTCCATGAGTGCGGGCCATATTGGTTGCCGTCCAGGTCTCGTCGATGAACACAAGCCGCTCCGGGTCGAGATCGAGTTGGTCCTCGAACCAGGCTTGCCGCTTTTCCAGGATGTCCGGACGGCTCTGCTCTACCGCATGGCCAGTCTTTTTTTGCGCGTCTGGTTGTGCCGAACGAGAAACCGGTGCAGGGCCGACTTGCTCGCGATGATGCCTTGGGCCGCAAGAGCGTCACGAAGCTCAAATAGCGTCCCATCCCGGTGCTCTGCAAGCCAAGCCATTATCAGATCGGCATGAGCTTCAATCTTATGGGAACTGCGGTCGCCACCAAGCGGACCGGGACGAACGTTTCCATGCCGAATTTGCAGGTTACGCCAACGGCTCACGCTGGCTGCGCTCACACCAAAACGCTCGGCTGCCTCCCTATGAGATGCTCCGCCATCGACGGCGGCAAGCACACGTATGCGAAGATCAACGGAAAGGGCTTTCGACATATCTGCCGACCTCCATCGGCAGATAGGTTGAATCAGAATGCAAGTGATTTGAAAAGCAATTCGATTCAATCAGTCAGGGAAGCGCTCTAGTTTGACCCATTACGAAAGCTCGAAAAATGCGCTCTCGCCTGCCGAAATCGGCATCCGTCGTGCTCACAGCATCGAACGGGCCAGAAGCCGTTTCGCCGGCGGTCGCATCGATATTCTTCTGACCGGCAGAAACTGACGATTATTTCTCCGTCAGCTTCAACTCGATGCGGCGGTTGGTGGCGCGGGCTTCCGGCGTATCGCCCGGAGCGATCGGCTGGAACTCGCCGAATCCGGCCGCAACAAGCCGATCCGCAGGGACGCCGTGGGCGATCAGGAACTTGACGACGGCGATGGCGCGAGCCGACGACAGCGCCCAGTTGTCGGGATAACGGCCGTTGCCTGAGAGCGGCACATTGTCGGTATGGCCGTCGACACGCAGCACCCAGTTGATCTCGGGGGGAATTTCCTTGGAAAGATCGATTAGCGCGGCGGCGAGTTTGACCATCTCTGCCTGGCCGTCCGGATTGAGATCAGCCGCACCCGAAGGGAAGAGCACTTCCGACTGGAAGACAAAGCGGTCGCCGACGATGCGGATATTGTCACGGTCGGAGAGGATTTCGCGCAAGCGCCCAAAGAAGTCGGAACGATAACGGTTAAGCTCCTGCACGCGCTGCGCCAACGCCACATTCAGCCGGCGTCCAAGATCAGCGATCTTCACCTGCGACGTCTGATCCTTCTGCTCCGACGATTGCAGAGCGGCCTCGACAGCGGCGATCTGGCTGCGCAGCGCGGCAATTTGCTGGTTGAGAAGATCGACTTGGCTCAACGCGCGGGCACTTGCCTGCTTCTGCTCGTCAAGCTGCTGTGTCAGCGTGCCTACTCGCTGTTGCGCGGCCTGACTGTTGCCGGAACCAGCGTCGAGCAGTGTCTGCAGCCGCGAGCGTTCACCCTCTGCCGCCGAAAGCGACGCCTGCAGATTGGCAACGGAATCCTCCAGATCCTGCTTACCGCTCTTTTCGAGCGCCAATGCCTGCGTCAATTCGTTGATCTGACTGTTGAGGCGGTTCAGCACCTCGTCGCGGCCGGAAATTTCGCGGCTCAGGATGAATTGGCCGACGACAAACACCGTCAGCAGGAACATGATCGCCATCAGCAGCGTGGAGAGCGCATCGACGAACCCCGGCCAATAGTCGACGGTTCTCTTATGGCGACTGTTTCGCGCGAGCGCCATGATTTACTTGCTCCCGGTCTTCTCGGTGTGGCTGATGCGGTCGGCGAGGCGGTCGAGCGTGCGGCGCATCGACTTCGCCTCTTCCTGCTGCGCTTCGATCCAGTCGCGCAGCATCTGCTGTTCGTTGCGCATGTTCTTGACCAGACCCTGGATGCCTTCGGCGAGGTTCGCCATCGCCGTCACCGAACGCTGGCCGCCGCCGCCCTCTTCCGCGATCTTGCGCAGATATTCCGAAAGCACCCGCACATCCTCGGAGGATGCGCCGCTGGCGCCTTCGATGACGGGAGTGATATCCGAGCCGACATCGGTGACGGAAGAAAGCCAGTTTTCCAGTTCGGTATAGAAGCGGTTCTGCGCGCGACCGGCCTGAAGGTCGAGAAAACCGAGGATCAGCGAGCCGGAAAGGCCGAGCAGCGAGGAGGAGAACGCTGTGCCCATGCCGACCAGCGGGCCGGAAAGGCCGGTCTTCAGGGCGCCGAGAATATCGCCGGTATCGCCGGAGCCGACATCGAGGTTCTGGATGACATCGTTGATCGAGCCGATCGTGCCGATCAGACCCCAGAAGGTGCCGAGCAGCCCGAGGAAAACGAGCAGGCCGATGAGATAGCGCGACGTGTCGCGCGACTCGTCGAGGCGAGTGGCAATGGAATCGAGGATCGAGCGCAGCGTCGCCGTCGACAATTGCATGGCGCGACGGTTGCCGATCAGCGCCCTCATCGGCGCCAGAAGCCGCGGATTGCGGCCGACCTTGTCGGCAGCATTGCCGACGGCACGGAAATGGTTGAACCAGCGGACTTCCGGCCTAAGCATCAGGACATGATTGAAAACCAACAGAATGCCGACGGCCAACACGCCAAGGATCAATCCATTCAGGCCGGGATTATGCAGGAAGGCAACTTGAGCCTGGCGAAACAGGATCGCTACGATAAAACCGACGATGATCAGGAAAAGGATCATCGTCCAAAAGAAGGCCATCGGGCTGGAGAGCTTGTAGGTATAATTGCCCGACACATTGTCGGTCGACCCCAGATCCCCCAGATTTACATTTTCCATCGCACGCTTCGCCTCCGCATTCTCCGCCCCGGAGACTAGAGCAACATTGTGCCGAATTGAAGAGACGGAAAACACAAAACAATCCGTTGGCAACAGCCTGTTTTGCCGCAGGCAATTGCTGGAGGACGATCCTTATTTCGTCGGGATAGGCCGCTTGACGACTTCGGCCAGCGCCTTTTGAATGTGCTCGTTGCCGCAGATGATCGAGCCGTTACCGAGCATATCGTTGCCGCCGTCGAAATCCAGGACGAAGCCGCCGGCTTCGCGTACCAGCAGGATACCGGCCGCCATATCCCAGGGCGACAACCCCATTTCCCAGAATCCATCGAAGCGACCGGCGGCGACATAAGCGAGATCGAGTGCTGCGGAACCGAGGCGGCGAATGCCGGCGACTTCGCCCATGACATGGCGCAGTTCGACCAGGAACTTGCCGTGGTTGCCGCGGCCAAGATGCGGAACGCCGCAGCCGATGACGCAATCCGACAGCACACGGCGCGATGCGACGCGCAGGCGTCGGTCGTTGAGGAAGGCGCCACCGCCACGCTCGGCGGTGTAAAGCTCGTCCGTCGCCGGATTGAAGACGACGCCGCCGACGATCTCGCCATTGCGCTCCAGCGCGATCGATATGGAGAACATCGGAATGCCGTGCAGGAAGTTGGTCGTGCCGTCGAGGGGATCGACGATCCAGCGATGCGCGCCGTCGGTGCCCTTGATCTCCTCGCTCTCTTCGCCGAGGAAGCCATAGGTCGGCCGCGCTTTCAGCAGCTCGTCATGGATGATCTTCTGCGCCTTGAGATCGGCCTGGCTGACGAAATCGCCCGGTCCCTTCACCGAAACCTGCAGGTTCTGCACCTCGCCGAAATCGCGGCTGAGCGACTTGCCTGCCTTGAGGGCAGCCTGAACCATGACATTGAGAAGAGCAGAACGGGCCATCGGGCTTCCTTGGATAATATAGAAGGCACTGACCGGACCTGAAGACAGGCCCCGGTGGGGCGGGATCGGCAGCGCAATAAAGATTGGCGGCCTCAAGACCACAAAATCGGGGAAATTTCAAGTAGAGCGAGGTGGAAGGCCTGGTTTTCTCATCGGACCGACGTCGCAAGACCGTTCGCCCCGGTCAAAAGCACATAGAGCCAACACGCGTAGGCGGATAAGATTCTCTAAAACTTCTGCTGCGCGATCAGAATCTCGCGGGCGATCTGCTCAAGCGGCACCACTCGATCGACGCCGCCGCGGGCGATCGCCTCCTTCGGCATGCCGAAAACGACGGAAGTGGCCTCGTCCTGGGCAACGGTATAGGCGCCGGCTTGTTTCATCTCGAACATGCCTCGTGCACCGTCGTCGCCCATGCCTGTCATGATGATACCCATGGCGTTCGATCCGGCCGCCCGCGCCGCCGAGCGGAAGAGCACATCGACCGAGGGCCGGTGGCGAGAGACCAAGGGCCCAGTCTTGACAGCCACATGGTAACGCGCGCCCTGTCGCTCCAGCATCATGTGGTTGTCTCCGGGGGCGATCAGCACATGGCCGCGCAGAACCGGATCGCCATCGACCGCTTCCTTGACCTCGACTTCACAGAGGCTGTTCAGCCGCTTGGCGAAGGCGGCGGTGAACTTCTCCGGCATATGCTGGACGATGACCATGCCTGGCGCATTGGCGGGCAGCGCCTCCAGCATCTCACGTAGCGCCTCGGTGCCGCCTGTCGAGGCGCCGACGCAGACCACCATCTCGGTCGTCTTCGCCATGGCTCGGCCGGTTGGCGGCGGCAGCATGGCGTCGGCGGTCAGCTTCTTGGCTGGTCCCGAAGCGGATGCCGAACGTGCTTGGGCGCGCCGGACATTCGGCATCCTGGCATGCGATGCACTTCTGACCACCTCACGGATGCGCATCGCCTCGTCGGCCAAATAATCGGCGGCGCCGATCCGCGGCTTCAGGATGATATCCACCGCGCCGGCCTCCAGCGCCTGCAGCAACGTCTCCGAACCCGCCTCCGTCAGAGACGAGCACATGACGACCGGGATCGGCCGCTGCGACATCAGCTTGCGCAGGAAGGTGATGCCGTCCATTCGCGGCATCTCGACATCCAGCGTGATGACATCGGGCACCTCCTCCTGGATCCTGCGCGCGGCCATGAATGGATCGTTCGCCACCCCCATGACCTCGAGCTCGGGGTCGTCAGCCAAAAGCGTTGCAAGCGTCTGACGAACGCTGGCGGAGTCATCGATGATCAGCACGCGGATTTTCTTCGGCATGACGACCTGCCCTAGATTCGCTGGAAGACCGTATTGGAAACCTGTTTCAGCGGCAGGTCGAAGCCGGTGATCGATTCCGAGTGGCCGATGAACATATAGCCGCCGACCACCAGACAGTCGCAGAGGCGCGACAGAACGCCAGCCTGCGTCTGCTTGTCGAAATAGATGAGAACGTTGCGGCAGAAGATGATGTGCATGGCATCGCCCACCTGATATTTCTCATCCATCAGGTTCATCCGGCCAAAGCCGATCTTCGAGCGCAGTCGGGGCGTGATGCGCACTTCCCGCCTGCCCGGCACTTTAGCGGCCATGACATATTTGCGCTTCAGTTCGGCCGGAACCGGCAAGACCATATCGTCGGTGTAGATGCCGCTTCTGGCCGATTGCAGCACGTCGGTACTGAGATCGGTCGCGAGGATCGCGTAATCGATGCCGCCTTCACTTTCGGAGAATTCCTCCAACACCATCGCCATGGAATAGGGCTCAGCCCCAGTCGAGCAGGCAGCACTCCACGCACGCAGGCGGCGATGACCGGCACGCATCAGCATTGGCAAGGCCACGGTCTGCATGAATTCGAAGTGTTTGGCTTCGCGGAAGAAATCGGTCTTGTTGGTCGTCACCGCATCGATGAGATAGACCGACTCCTGTTCGAGGCCGCCATGATTGAACAGGAAATCGCAATACTCGTCGAATGACGTAATGCTGGTGGCGCGCAAGCGCCGCCGCAACCGCCCCTCCAGCATCGTCAGTTTCGTCGACGGCATCTTGATGCCGCTGTAATCATAGATGAAACGCGCCAGCTTCTCGAAATTCCGCTTGCTGATGCGGTCACCGATGATTTGACTTTCCTGAACGACGGCCGTTCCCATCCATCCACTCCCTGACGAATTCCTATGCAGCATGACCGGCGCGATGCGGATCGAGCGCGACGGTGTCTTCCCGCGACAGCAAGCGCGCGAGATCGACGATGACGACGAAGCCATTCTCCCGCCGCACGACGCCGGCGATGTAGTCGGAACGCCAGCGCACGCCGATATCGGGCGCCGCCTCGATCTGGTCACGCCGGAAGGGCGTGACTTCGAAGACGCGATCGGCGACGAGGCCGAGCGTCAGTATCTTTGCCTCGATCGGAATATCCAGCACCAACACGCGGGTATGCGGAGTCGGCACAGTCTTGGAGAGACCGAGCTTCAGCCGGAGATCGATGGTCGGCACGCCCTGCCCGCGCACATCGCGCAAGCCGAGCAGGTAATCCGGCCCGTTCGGAATCTTGAAGGCCTCGGCATAATCGAGGATTTCGCGGACGACTTCGACAGGCACGGCGAAGACTTCCTCGCCGAGGCTGAAGGTGACGAATTGCGCTTCCAGAGCGGGTGTAGCCATGGTCATGCACTTTCCTTGAATTCGTCGTCGCCATCGTCCGGGCCGCCCATGGAGAGATCGAGAGCAAAACCCTTGAGACGTGCCTGCTGCGCCTGAACCGTGATCGGCTTCGCCGCCTTTTGCTGATGAACGGTCGCCGCAGGAGCCCGGCTAGCCGCCTTGGCGGGCGACTTCCTGGCGGTGACTTTGGTGCCCGCGGCATCGACCTTGAAGAAGGCGATGGAGGCCTGCAGCTCTTCGGCCTGAGCGGCCAGCTCTTCCGAAGTGGCCGACATTTCTTCCGAAGCGCCGGCATTTTGCTGCGTCACCTTGTCAAGCTGCTGGATCGCCTCGTTGATCTGGGCCGCACCAATATCCTGCTCGCGGCAGGCGGCGCTGATCTCGGAGACGAGTTCGGCCGTCTTGCGGATATCCGGCACCAGGCGGCCAAGCATCTCGCCGGCTTCGGCTGCGGCCTTGACGGTATCGCTCGACATCGAGCTGATCTCGGCAGCGGCCGATTGGCTGCGTTCGGCAAGCTTGCGCACTTCCGAGGCGACGACCGCAAAGCCCTTGCCATGTTCGCCGGCACGGGCCGCTTCGACAGCCGCGTTCAGCGCCAGCAAATCGGTCTGGCGGGCGATCTCCTGCACGATGCCGATCTTCTCGGCGATGGTGCGCATGGCGCTGACGGCGCGGGTGACCGCATCGCCGCTTGCTTCTGCGTCCTTGGCGGACTGCCGGGCGATCTTTTCCGTCTGGGCGGCATTGTCGGCATTCTGCTTGATATTGGCTGCCATCTGCTCCATCGAAGCCGAGGCTTCTTCAGCCGAAGCCGCCTGTTCGGTTGCGCCCTGCGACACCTGCTCCGAACTTGCCGAAAGCTCCTGGCTGCCCGAGGAGACGTTGTCGGCCGCACCCAGCGCATCGGCGACGACACCACGCAGACGTTCCACCATCTGCTCCAGCGCCAGCCCAAGGACATCCTTGTCGGAAAGCGGCTTCGGCGTGACCGTCAGGTCACCATCGGAAATCTTCGTGGCGATATCGGATGTGACGCGCAGATTGGCGACCATGCGCTGCATCGCCAGGCCGAGAACATCCTTGTCGGAGAGCGGCTTCACGGCAACGGAAAGATCGCCCATCGCGATGCGGTCCGCCACGTCGGCGGTGGCGCGCAGGTTTGAGGTCATGACGTTGACGGTATCGATCAGATCCTTGATCTCGTCATTTGTCTTGACCTCGACCTTCTGATCAAGGTCGCCGATCGCCACAGCCTTGGCGATGTCGGACACCTTGGCCAGGCCGCGATTGATTCCGAGCGTAATCCAGAAGGCGGCGCTCAATGCGATGATCAAGGCGACAGCGGAAACGCCAGCCAGGATCATCAGCGTGTCTTCATAAAGCCGGTCGCCGGCCACATCCGTGGCCGCCAATATCTTTTTCTGGATCTCGACGAGACTGTTGATCGCGCCGGTCATCTGTTTGCTGAGGTCGGTCAATTCACCGTCCGAAAGCGCCTCGGCGCCGGCGTGATCGCCTTTGGCCTCGAGGGCCTCCAGATCGGTGGAACGCTGGCGGAAGGTCTGGCCGAGCGATATCAGTTTCTCCCAGAGGGGTTTGCCTTCCGCGGTGGCGATAGCAAGCCCGTCCTGGGCTTGAGAGAACATGGTATCGAGATGAGTGCTGGATTCCTTGTAGAAGGCAGTTTCGGCATCGCCATTGGCAATCAGCGCATCTTTCTGCGCCCGAATGGCTTCCACGGCTGCGATATTGGCGTCGAGCGCAGTTTGCAACTGTTTGACAGGACCGGCCGTCATTCCGTTGCTGGCATCGTTGAGGTGACCAAGGCTGATGCTGCTATAGGCCGCGATGCCGATCAAAAGCAGCGTCATGGTGCCAAAGGCGAGACCTAATTTCAGTTTGATGGAGAAGCGCATTGTCCTATCCCCGAGATAAAGAGGCTAAATGGGTATTGCGGAACGGCGTCACCGTTTGACAGCGTCGTACCGATAAAAAGAGCCTTCGAACCGGGGAAAGCGATCCATTCACCTCCCCGTCACCGGACATCTCAAGAACCACGACGCCAACGCATACACACGTTGGGGATATCAGAACGCCGGGACCAAAAGGTCCCGACGGAAGTCATCGGAGAAGCGCTCAGGCGCTTTCGCGGAAATCCGCGTCGCCGGCATCCGGGCCGCCCATGGAAAGATCGAGGGCAAAACCCTTGGCACGAGCCTGCTGGGCAGCGACGGTCTGCGCAGGAGCAGCAGACGTGATACGGCGGTTGGCGAGCGGCGTTGCGGCCATCTTGTGAACTGCCGTGACAGGCGGCTTTCTGGCGGTGACTTTGGTGCCCGCGGCATCGACCTTGAAGAAGGCGATGGAGGCCTGCAGCTCTTCGGCCTGAGCGGCCAGCTCTTCCGAAGTGGCCGACATTTCTTCCGAAGCGCCGGCATTTTGCTGCGTCACCTTGTCAAGCTGCTGGATCGCCTCGTTGATCTGGGCCGCACCAATATCCTGCTCGCGGCAGGCGGCGCTGATCTCGGAGACGAGTTCGGCCGTCTTGCGGATATCCGGCACCAGGCGGCCAAGCATCTCGCCGGCTTCGGCTGCGGCCTTGACGGTATCGCTCGACATCGAGCTGATCTCGGCAGCGGCCGATTGGCTGCGTTCGGCAAGCTTGCGCACTTCCGAGGCGACGACCGCAAAGCCCTTGCCATGTTCGCCGGCACGGGCCGCTTCGACAGCCGCGTTCAGCGCCAGCAAATCGGTCTGGCGGGCGATCTCCTGCACGATGCCGATCTTCTCGGCGATGGTGCGCATGGCGCTGACGGCGCGGGTGACCGCATCGCCGCTTGCTTCTGCGTCCTTGGCGGACTGCCGGGCGATCTTTTCCGTCTGGGCGGCATTGTCGGCATTCTGCTTGATATTGGCTGCCATCTGCTCCATCGAAGCCGAGGCTTCTTCAGCCGAAGCCGCCTGTTCGGTTGCGCCCTGCGACACCTGCTCCGAACTTGCCGAAAGCTCCTGGCTGCCCGAGGAGACGTTGTCGGCCGCACCCAGCGCATCGGCGACGACACCACGCAGACGTTCGATCATGACGTTGACGTTGCCCAGCAATTCGCCGATTTCGTCGTGATTGGTAATCTGAGCCGTCTTCGTCAGATCGCCCTCGGAAACCTCCCGAACCACGCTGTTGGCGCGGGCAAGACCCTTGCTGATCGTATTTGCGATCCAATAAGCGGTCACGGCGGCAATCAGCAGCGCCAAACCGGCGGCAACAAGCATCGTCAGGCGGGTGCCGTTATATTGTACGTCAGCGCCGTCATCCGCTTCCTTCATTTTCTGCTTCTCTGCGGCGAGCAGATCGTCGAGAGCGTTGCCGATGTCATTGGCGGCCTTGCGGGCGTCGGTAACGGAGATGTTGTTGGCACCTTCCTTATCGCCTGCCTTCAGCAGTTGCCGAATCTGGTCGTCGGCCTGGATGAACTTCGCGGCGATGGCTTCGACGGCGTCCCAATGCGCGCGGCTCTCATCCGTCACAATCTTGCCTATGGCGGCCAGGGTGTCGGCGAGCTGCTTGCGTGCCACGTCGCCGGCAGCAAGCGCTGCCTTGGTTTCGTCGTCGCTATGGGCAGCAAGAAGGTTCTTCTGCTGGCGAATAACCTGGAGCTGGGAGATGTTGATCTGCTGTGTCAATTCCAGCCGCGCTGCAGGCCCTTCAAGCACGTTGCTGATGGTGTCGTTGAAAGCGCTGAGGCTCATGATGCCGTAGCCGGCCGTGCCTATCAGCATGAGGATGATGAAGGCGAACGCCCCCACCAGCTTGGCTTTGATCGTTAGACGCATCGTCTTCGTTCCCTCGAAAATTCGGCCACGGCGATGATCAGGCGGAAAGCGCCTTATTTTGCCGGGCGGAAAAAATCGCCTGCAGATTGGGGAGAATGATGAATTCCCCTCCGCGCTTGACCAGGCAGTTGATGTAGTCGGGACGCCAACGCATCCCCACGCTAGGCGGTGCTTCGCTGGAAGCTTTTGCAAGTGTGGTGACTTCATTCACCTTGTCGGTCCGCAGACCCACGAGCGTGGGTTCATCCTGCAGGTCAAGTTCGATAACGATGATACGGCTATCGATAGTCGCTTCCGCCGCTTCCATGCCGAAAGCGAGGCGAAGATCGGCAAGGGGGATCACCTTGCCGCGAAAGTTGATGACGCTGCCCACGAAGGGCTGGCTGCCGGGAACGGCGGTTTCCGGCAGAATGTCCAGGATTTCCTGAACCATGATCGCCTCCAGG is part of the Rhizobium sp. CB3090 genome and harbors:
- a CDS encoding methyl-accepting chemotaxis protein; amino-acid sequence: MRLTIKAKLVGAFAFIILMLIGTAGYGIMSLSAFNDTISNVLEGPAARLELTQQINISQLQVIRQQKNLLAAHSDDETKAALAAGDVARKQLADTLAAIGKIVTDESRAHWDAVEAIAAKFIQADDQIRQLLKAGDKEGANNISVTDARKAANDIGNALDDLLAAEKQKMKEADDGADVQYNGTRLTMLVAAGLALLIAAVTAYWIANTISKGLARANSVVREVSEGDLTKTAQITNHDEIGELLGNVNVMIERLRGVVADALGAADNVSSGSQELSASSEQVSQGATEQAASAEEASASMEQMAANIKQNADNAAQTEKIARQSAKDAEASGDAVTRAVSAMRTIAEKIGIVQEIARQTDLLALNAAVEAARAGEHGKGFAVVASEVRKLAERSQSAAAEISSMSSDTVKAAAEAGEMLGRLVPDIRKTAELVSEISAACREQDIGAAQINEAIQQLDKVTQQNAGASEEMSATSEELAAQAEELQASIAFFKVDAAGTKVTARKPPVTAVHKMAATPLANRRITSAAPAQTVAAQQARAKGFALDLSMGGPDAGDADFRESA
- a CDS encoding chemotaxis protein CheW, whose translation is MSETAMKSDNLWNGTHWNDAGEIEVLTFDLNGETFALEAIMVQEILDILPETAVPGSQPFVGSVINFRGKVIPLADLRLAFGMEAAEATIDSRIIVIELDLQDEPTLVGLRTDKVNEVTTLAKASSEAPPSVGMRWRPDYINCLVKRGGEFIILPNLQAIFSARQNKALSA
- a CDS encoding methyl-accepting chemotaxis protein; amino-acid sequence: MRFSIKLKLGLAFGTMTLLLIGIAAYSSISLGHLNDASNGMTAGPVKQLQTALDANIAAVEAIRAQKDALIANGDAETAFYKESSTHLDTMFSQAQDGLAIATAEGKPLWEKLISLGQTFRQRSTDLEALEAKGDHAGAEALSDGELTDLSKQMTGAINSLVEIQKKILAATDVAGDRLYEDTLMILAGVSAVALIIALSAAFWITLGINRGLAKVSDIAKAVAIGDLDQKVEVKTNDEIKDLIDTVNVMTSNLRATADVADRIAMGDLSVAVKPLSDKDVLGLAMQRMVANLRVTSDIATKISDGDLTVTPKPLSDKDVLGLALEQMVERLRGVVADALGAADNVSSGSQELSASSEQVSQGATEQAASAEEASASMEQMAANIKQNADNAAQTEKIARQSAKDAEASGDAVTRAVSAMRTIAEKIGIVQEIARQTDLLALNAAVEAARAGEHGKGFAVVASEVRKLAERSQSAAAEISSMSSDTVKAAAEAGEMLGRLVPDIRKTAELVSEISAACREQDIGAAQINEAIQQLDKVTQQNAGASEEMSATSEELAAQAEELQASIAFFKVDAAGTKVTARKSPAKAASRAPAATVHQQKAAKPITVQAQQARLKGFALDLSMGGPDDGDDEFKESA